One region of Paralichthys olivaceus isolate ysfri-2021 chromosome 12, ASM2471397v2, whole genome shotgun sequence genomic DNA includes:
- the synj2bp gene encoding synaptojanin-2-binding protein produces the protein MNGSLRPSPSVVDMKLKRGPAGLGFNIVGGVDQQYVVNDNGIYVAKIKEDGAAALDGRLQEGDKILAINGVQLKDLMHKSAVDLFRTAGEDVELRVLKKLPHHENGSPDVQPDHQSPALSLGILVALAGAAILFSFVYTRHIRKHF, from the exons ATGAACGGCTCTCTGCGCCCCTCGCCCAGCGTGGTGGACATGAAGCTGAAGCGGGGACCGGCAG GTCTGGGCTTCAATATAGTTGGAGGTGTGGACCAGCAGTATGTTGTGAATGACAATGGAATATATGTGGCCAAAATAAAAGAGGATGGAGCCGCGGCGTTGGATGGAAGACTCCAAGAGGGGGACAAGATCCTGGCG ATTAATGGAGTCCAGCTGAAGGATCTGATGCATAAATCTGCAGTGGATCTGTTCAGGACGGCCGGGGAAGATGTGGAGCTCCGTGTTCTGAAAAAG TTGCCCCATCACGAGAACGGATCCCCAGATGTACAACCCGATCACCAATCCCCCGCGCTTTCTCTGGGAATCTTGGTCGCTTTAGCCGGAGCCGCCATCCTCTTCTCATTCGTGTACACGCGGCACATTcggaaacacttttaa
- the LOC138412252 gene encoding uncharacterized protein, whose translation MKQQNVVQKKLLSPEDEIKALKEELKKKDGLIQRETKKRRARTNAYMDCLGSLTALEKKLKSCEAKCDALKASQLLELTQVEETWGKKVEVLQERNTAQKEKKQKNCEAQCDALKASHLLELNQVKEILGKKVEVLQDEIASLKETSNSLTSENTKLKDKARQKDAFMRSLRKQKNADSDAYLSSVCSLTALEKKLKSCEAQCDALKASHLLELTQVEETWGKTVEVVQMENAALKETTNSLTSENTKLKDKVRQKDAFMQSLSKQKNADRNAFLSSVCALIVKEKERKSCEAECEALKASHLLELTQVQETWGKKVEVLQERNAALKEKEQKSCEAQYDALKASHLLELTQVEETWGKTVEVLQMENAALKETTTSLTSENTKLKDKARQKDAFMRSLWKQNNADSNAYLSSVCSLTALEKKLKSCEAQCDALKASHLLELTQVEETWGKKVEVLQERNAALKEKEQKSCEAECEALKASHLLELTQVEETWGKKVEVLQERNAALKEKEQKSCEAQYDALKASHLLELTQVEETWGKTVEVLQMENAALKETTTSLTSENTKLKDKARQKDAFMRSLWKQNNADSNAYLSSVCSLTALEKKLKSCEAQCDALKASHLLELTQVEETWGKTVEVVQMENAALKETTNSLTSENTKLKDKVRQKDAFMRSLWKQRNADSNAFLSSVCALIVKEKERKSCEAECEALKASHLLELTQVEETWGKKVEVLQERNAAQKEKELKSFEAQCDTLKASHLLELTQVEETWRKKVKVLRERNAAQKEKEKKSCEAQCNALKASHLLKLTQVKETWGKKVEVLQERNAAQKEKEKKSCEAQCAALKANHLLELTQVEDSWMKKVEDVTAEVVALEELVTLLNKKQPELTQKDSEPQLKMETVKGEDKPEVTESKPHEEKKNKRRKKWWRKLLKH comes from the coding sequence atgaagcagcagaacGTTGTCCAGAAGAAACTCCTGAGCCCTGAAGACGAGATTAAAGCTCTGAAAGAAGAGCTCAAGAAAAAGGACGGGCTCATACAGAGGGAGACGAAGAAAAGGCGAGCTCGAACCAATGCTTACATGGACTGCCTGGGCAGCCTCACCGCGttggagaagaagctgaagagCTGTGAGGCCAAGTGCGATGCACTGAAGGCAAGTCAACTCCTGGAGCTCACTCAGGTGGAAGAGACCTGGGGAAAGAAGGTGGAGGTTCTCCAGGAGCGAAACACTGctcagaaggagaagaagcagaagaactGTGAGGCCCAGTGTGATGCACTGAAGGCAAGTCACCTCCTGGAGCTCAATCAGGTGAAGGAGATCTTGGGAAAGAAGGTGGAGGTTCTACAGGATGAAATCGCTTCTCTGAAGGAAACTTCAAACAGCCTGACCAGCGAAAACACCAAGCTAAAGGATAAGGCCAGACAGAAGGACGCATTCATGCGGAGCTTGCGGAAGCAAAAGAACGCTGACAGCGACGCTTATCTCAGCAGCGTGTGCTCCCTCACTGCGttggagaagaagctgaagagCTGTGAGGcccagtgcgatgcactgaagGCAAGTCACCTCCTGGAGCTCACTCAGGTGGAAGAGACCTGGGGAAAGACGGTGGAGGTTGTCCAGATGGAAAACGCTGCTCTGAAGGAGACAACAAACAGCCTGACCAGCGAAAACACCAAGCTAAAGGATAAGGTCCGACAGAAGGACGCATTCATGCAGAGCTTGTCGAAGCAAAAGAATGCTGACAGAAACGCTTTCCTCAGCAGCGTGTGTGCCCTCATtgtgaaggagaaggagcgAAAGAGCTGTGAGGCTGAGTGTGAAGCACTGAAGGCAAGTCACCTCCTGGAGCTCACTCAGGTGCAAGAGACCTGGGGAAAGAAGGTGGAGGTTCTCCAGGAGCGAAACgctgctctgaaggagaaggagcagaagagCTGTGAGGCCCAGTATGATGCACTGAAGGCAAGTCACCTCCTGGAGCTCACTCAGGTGGAAGAGACCTGGGGAAAGACGGTGGAGGTTCTCCAGATGGAAAACGCTGCTCTGAAGGAGACAACAACCAGCCTGACCAGCGAAAACACCAAGCTAAAGGATAAGGCCAGACAGAAGGACGCATTCATGCGGAGCTTGTGGAAGCAAAATAACGCTGACAGCAACGCTTATCTCAGCAGCGTGTGCTCCCTCACCGCGttggagaagaagctgaagagCTGTGAGGcccagtgcgatgcactgaagGCAAGTCACCTCCTGGAGCTCACTCAGGTTGAAGAGACCTGGGGAAAGAAGGTGGAGGTTCTCCAGGAGCGAAACgctgctctgaaggagaaggagcagaagagCTGTGAGGCTGAGTGTGAAGCACTGAAGGCAAGTCACCTCCTGGAGCTCACTCAGGTGGAAGAGACCTGGGGAAAGAAGGTGGAGGTTCTCCAGGAGCGAAACgctgctctgaaggagaaggagcagaagagCTGTGAGGCCCAGTATGATGCACTGAAGGCAAGTCACCTCCTGGAGCTCACTCAGGTGGAAGAGACCTGGGGAAAGACGGTGGAGGTTCTCCAGATGGAAAACGCTGCTCTGAAGGAGACAACAACCAGCCTGACCAGCGAAAACACCAAGCTAAAGGATAAGGCCAGACAGAAGGACGCATTCATGCGGAGCTTGTGGAAGCAAAATAACGCTGACAGCAACGCTTATCTCAGCAGCGTGTGCTCCCTCACCGCGttggagaagaagctgaagagCTGTGAGGcccagtgcgatgcactgaagGCAAGTCACCTCCTGGAGCTCACTCAGGTGGAAGAGACCTGGGGAAAGACGGTGGAGGTTGTCCAGATGGAAAATGCTGCTCTGAAGGAGACAACAAACAGCCTGACCAGCGAAAACACCAAGCTAAAGGATAAGGTCCGACAGAAGGACGCATTCATGCGGAGCTTGTGGAAGCAAAGGAACGCTGACAGCAACGCTTTCCTCAGCAGCGTGTGTGCCCTCATtgtgaaggagaaggagcgGAAGAGCTGTGAGGCTGAGTGTGAAGCACTGAAGGCAAGTCACCTCCTGGAGCTCACTCAGGTGGAAGAGACCTGGGGAAAGAAGGTGGAGGTTCTCCAGGAGCGAAACGCTGCtcagaaggagaaggagctgaagaGCTTTGAGGCCCAGTGCGACACACTGAAGGCAAGTCACCTCCTGGAGCTCACTCAGGTGGAAGAGACCTGGAGAAAGAAAGTAAAGGTTTTACGGGAGCGAAACGCTGctcagaaggagaaggagaagaagagctgTGAGGCCCAGTGCAATGCACTGAAGGCAAGTCACCTCCTGAAGCTCACTCAGGTGAAGGAGACCTGGGGAAAGAAGGTGGAGGTTCTCCAGGAGCGAAACGCTGctcagaaggagaaggagaagaagagctgTGAGGCCCAGTGCGCTGCACTGAAGGCAAATCACCTCCTAGAGCTCACTCAGGTGGAAGACAGCTGGATGAAGAAGGTGgaggatgtcacagctgaaGTTGTGGCTCTGGAGGAATTGGTCACTCTGCTGAACAAAAAACAGCCTGAGctcacacagaaagacagtgaGCCACAGTTGAAGATGGAAACTGTGAAGGGGGAGGACAAGCCAGAGGTGACCGAGAGCAAACCtcatgaggagaagaagaacaagcGAAGAAAGAAGTGGTGGAGGAAGCTATTAAAACACTGA
- the gmfb gene encoding glia maturation factor beta has product MSETLVVCDVDKDLVRKLKAFRFRKETTNAAIIMKIDKEKQLVIVDEEYEDISPDDLKDELPERQPRFIVYSYKYQHNDGRVSYPLCFIFSSPVGCKPEQQMMYAGSKIRLVHTVELTKVFEIRSTEDLTEEWLREKLGFFG; this is encoded by the exons ATG TCTGAAACACTGGTGGTGTGTGATGTTGACAAAGATCTGGTTCGTAAACTGAAGGCGTTCCGTTTCCGGAAGGAGACCACTAACGCCGCTATCATCA TGAAGATTGATAAAGAAAAGCAGCTTGTTATTGTGGACGAAGAGTACGAG gaCATTTCTCCTGATGATCTTAAGGACGAACTGCCGGAGCGACAGCCAAG GTTTATCGTCTACAGTTATAAATACCAACACAATGACGGACGCGTGTCTTATCCCCTCTGCTTCATCTTCTCCAGTCCAGTGG GTTGCAAGCCGGAGCAGCAGATGATGTACGCAGGAAGCAAAATCAGACTGGTCCACACGGTTGAACTGACCAAG GTGTTTGAGATCAGAAGCACAGAGGACCTAACGGAGGAGTGGCTCAGGGAGAAACTTGGCTTCTTCGGCTAA
- the lgals3a gene encoding galectin-3 has translation MADFSLSDALGDDTQGQAKKIGNTNPTGPANHPPANPGWPGSAPGAPTQPSAPTDFTGGSSGPGAPGQFPFPSGPGAPGQYPAPPSAPGGFPPGHGMPGQYPPAPGAPGQFPSSPGAPGQFPGQYPPEGAPGQLPGGPVPYPTGPFPSGPGAPPGPYPNVPYPGGQPGGGNGMYGPGGPGGFPPPAGPGGFPAFPAGGFPPIPTGSWGPHAGGGFPPAPGPFGPGPGPMAPYGGPAAPGGMLMVPYDLPLHAGMMPRLLITIVGEPVAGADRFHVDFIKGPDVVFHFNPRFQEQNIVRNSNLGGCWGPEEREGGFPFVQGCRFELKILVEDDMFKVAVDGTHLLEYEHRVGGLEEVTLVRVVGDVILYSAAPSMI, from the exons ATGGCAGACTTCTCG ctgtcAGATGCTTTAGGAGACGACACCCAAGGCCAGGCTAAGAAAATAGGCAACACCAACCCGACCGGCCCGGCCAACCACCCTCCTGCAAACCCAGGATGGCCTGGTTCAGCTCCCGGAGCTCCCACCCAGCCCTCAGCTCCGACTGACTTCACCGGTGGGTCATCAGGCCCGGGAGCTCCAGGGCAGTTCCCGTTCCCGTCTGGTCCTGGAGCGCCGGGGCAATACCCAGCACCCCCTTCAGCACCTGGAGGGTTCCCCCCTGGTCATGGGATGCCTGGACAATACCCACCTGCACCAGGAGCTCCAGGGCAGTTCCCCTCCAGCCCTGGAGCCCCTGGGCAGTTCCCTGGGCAGTACCCACCTGAAGGAGCTCCAGGACAGCTACCCGGAGGCCCCGTTCCTTACCCAACCGGACCATTTCCCTCTGGCCCTGGAGCTCCTCCTGGGCCTTATCCAAATGTGCCTTACCCAGGTGGCCAGCCGGGAGGAGGCAACGGCATGTACGGACCAGGAGGTCCAGGTGGATTCCCCCCTCCAGCTGGCCCTGGTGGTTTCCCTGCCTTCCCTGCTGGAGGTTTCCCCCCAATACCTACTGGGTCATGGGGACCACATGCAGGTGGAGGCTTCCCTCCTGCTCCTGGCCCCTTTGGTCCTGGCCCTGGGCCTATGGCTCCATATGGTGGACCTGCTGCACCAGGAGGCATGCTG ATGGTGCCGTATGATCTCCCTCTTCATGCCGGAATGATGCCACGACTTTTGATCACAATAGTTGGGGAGCCTGTAGCCGGAGCAGACAG gttCCATGTTGACTTCATTAAAGGTCCAGACGTCGTCTTTCATTTCAATCCTCGATTTCAGGAGCAGAATATTGTTAGAAATTCCAACCTCGGTGGATGTTGGGGGCCTGAGGAGCGGGAAGGAGGTTTCCCATTTGTTCAGGGATGCCGCTTTGAG ctgAAGATCCTGGTGGAGGACGATATGTTCAAAGTGGCGGTGGACGGCACTCACCTGCTGGAGTACGAGCACAGAGTCGGTGGACTGGAGGAAGTGACTCTGGTGCGCGTCGTCGGAGATGTCATCCTCTACAGTGCAGCCCCGAGCATGATATGA